The following proteins are encoded in a genomic region of Stutzerimonas balearica DSM 6083:
- the bamE gene encoding outer membrane protein assembly factor BamE domain-containing protein produces the protein MPRHTVLAWCLLACAGTSAHATTVYRCVDSANHVSFRQQGCPEEMIGKPQKISNVSTDHSNPRRRAPSSKPRASQGEARELVVVGTHHDKCGSQLTSRDRRRAIIEKRIVPGMTQEDVQSALGTPDRVATTNGRTQWRYESERGRSRTVTLDNEGCVTTKR, from the coding sequence ATGCCAAGACATACCGTTTTGGCCTGGTGCCTGCTCGCCTGCGCAGGCACCAGCGCACATGCCACCACTGTTTACCGCTGCGTCGACAGCGCCAACCATGTCAGCTTTCGCCAGCAGGGCTGTCCCGAAGAAATGATCGGCAAACCGCAAAAGATCAGCAACGTCAGCACCGACCACAGCAATCCGAGGCGCAGGGCGCCCTCAAGCAAGCCACGCGCCAGTCAAGGCGAAGCCAGAGAGCTCGTAGTCGTCGGCACTCATCACGACAAATGCGGAAGCCAGCTGACCAGCAGAGATCGCCGAAGGGCCATCATCGAGAAACGGATAGTGCCTGGAATGACCCAAGAGGACGTGCAGAGCGCCCTAGGCACGCCTGACAGAGTGGCAACAACTAACGGCAGGACCCAGTGGCGCTATGAGAGCGAGCGCGGACGAAGCCGGACCG